The following are encoded together in the Montipora foliosa isolate CH-2021 chromosome 12, ASM3666993v2, whole genome shotgun sequence genome:
- the LOC137978438 gene encoding kelch-like protein 17 — translation MSQEVIDDEHHRNELLSKLARQQRDGVLCDIVLVIRDREFPAHKSVLAASSEYFMALFATTMMEKNCSSIQLDLCPGIIQDVLHYMYTGVVILNESNVKDLIVAADYLLVSDLKQRSVKYLCSIISKINCVSIYKFAVYCNCSQLKQDATKVIRNHFALVSRTDEFLNVDFELLKQLVSDEEIIVTAEEEVYEAVLRWVKHKEETRKCHFENLFRSVNLFSMSKEYILDNIRTEPLVNFNKECMEFLVQSLKLFSVQEASKFDLRPRKCLEKVVPAMILTGGLCEGKSLKGTLAYSPERNLWRQLADMNSDRNEHAVVECGGFIYCIGGYPHGSSVERFDPLTNMWTEMTELMQRTFAPAAVSNDECIYVLGGKDGFDAISTVQCYEPNSNTWSLGPNMSQARKALCAVVFRGDVYAIGGCVNDNYSLNTVEKLNLATQCWIKTSPMAQERKYASAALVGDKILVIGGFQGTSTSALGSCEVYCPFEDQWSVVADLNCPRAAGGVVRVETKVYVVGGRHNRRAVFSVESYDEENGKWIVEETVMPRGCAWFQCGMVKVRKTFLT, via the coding sequence ATGTCACAAGAGGTCATTGATGACGAACACCATCGAAACGAGTTGCTCTCGAAACTTGCCCGTCAACAGCGCGACGGCGTTTTATGTGATATTGTCTTGGTCATCAGGGATCGCGAATTTCCAGCGCACAAAAGCGTTTTGGCGGCTTCTAGTGAATACTTCATGGCTTTATTCGCGACAACAATGATGGAAAAGAACTGTTCATCCATTCAACTCGATTTATGTCCAGGTATAATTCAAGATGTCCTACACTATATGTACACAGGAGTGGTGATACTCAACGAATCCAATGTCAAGGATTTGATCGTGGCTGCCGATTATTTGCTTGTTTCTGacttgaaacaaaggagcgtGAAGTATCTTTGCTCTATCATCTCCAAAATAAACTGTGTATCGATATATAAGTTTGCCGTTTATTGCAACTGCAGTCAACTTAAACAAGATGCGACGAAAGTCATTCGCAATCACTTTGCCTTGGTATCAAGAACAGACGAGTTTCTAAACGTGGACTTTGAGCTTCTCAAGCAGCTTGTGTCGGATGAAGAAATCATAGTCACCGCAGAAGAGGAAGTTTACGAAGCAGTGTTGCGTTGGGTCAAACACAAAGAGGAAACTCGGAAATGTCACTTTGAAAATTTGTTCAGAAGCGTAAATTTGTTTTCTATGTCAAAGGAATATATTTTAGACAACATCAGAACCGAGCCACTTGTTAACTTCAACAAAGAATGCATGGAATTTCTCGTCCAAAGTTTGAAACTTTTCAGCGTGCAAGAAGCAAGCAAATTTGATTTAAGGCCCAGGAAATGTCTTGAAAAAGTCGTACCAGCAATGATTTTAACCGGGGGCTTGTGTGAAGGCAAGTCTCTCAAGGGTACTTTGGCTTACTCTCCAGAACGAAATTTGTGGCGTCAACTAGCTGACATGAATTCTGACCGAAATGAACATGCTGTGGTTGAATGTGGTGGATTCATATACTGTATCGGAGGCTACCCTCATGGGTCCTCTGTGGAACGGTTCGATCCACTGACCAACATGTGGACTGAAATGACCGAGTTAATGCAGCGAACGTTTGCGCCAGCAGCGGTCTCGAATGATGAATGCATCTACGTTTTAGGCGGAAAGGATGGCTTCGATGCCATTAGCACTGTACAATGTTACGAACCGAACAGTAATACTTGGAGTCTGGGACCAAACATGAGCCAAGCTCGCAAGGCATTATGCGCGGTCGTGTTTCGCGGTGACGTGTATGCCATTGGTGGATGCGTGAACGACAACTATTCACTAAACACAGTGGAAAAACTCAACTTGGCTACTCAATGCTGGATCAAGACAAGTCCCATGGCACAGGAAAGAAAATACGCAAGTGCAGCGTTGGTAGGGGACAAGATCCTCGTGATTGGTGGATTTCAAGGCACGTCAACGTCGGCTTTGGGAAGCTGTGAGGTGTACTGTCCTTTTGAAGATCAGTGGAGCGTAGTGGCAGATTTGAACTGCCCGCGAGCTGCTGGAGGTGTGGTCCGAGTTGAAACTAAGGTGTATGTCGTGGGTGGCAGACATAATAGACGGGCTGTGTTTTCCGTGGAAAGTTACGACGAAGAAAACGGAAAGTGGATTGTTGAGGAAACTGTCATGCCACGTGGATGCGCATGGTTTCAGTGTGGAATGGTCAAAGTTCGAAAAACCTTCTTAACCTGA